A genomic window from Candidatus Woesearchaeota archaeon includes:
- a CDS encoding ABC transporter ATP-binding protein, with amino-acid sequence MTKQKKIIIELQDVWKTYTMGEVKVHALRGLTLQVYEGEFLSIMGPSGSGKSTAMNMIGCLDVPSKGRIYLSGQDISHLSESDLAQIRGKKIGFIFQKFNLINTLTAMENITLPLLFQNTPRQERIKRAKQLLSLVGLEDRMHHKPTELSGGQQQRVAIARALATNPQVILADEPTGNLDSKTGNTVMDFLKKLHKEKGTTIVMVTHDPNVAKNADRIEILQDGVIVTKKKHRGQATH; translated from the coding sequence ATGACCAAACAAAAAAAAATCATCATCGAACTCCAAGACGTGTGGAAAACCTACACCATGGGCGAAGTCAAAGTCCACGCCTTGCGCGGACTCACCCTTCAAGTTTACGAAGGAGAATTTCTCAGCATCATGGGACCAAGCGGAAGCGGAAAGAGCACTGCAATGAACATGATCGGCTGCCTCGACGTCCCATCGAAAGGACGCATCTACCTCTCAGGACAGGACATCTCCCACCTGAGCGAATCAGACCTCGCCCAAATCAGAGGGAAAAAAATAGGATTCATCTTCCAAAAGTTCAACCTCATCAACACCCTCACCGCAATGGAAAACATCACCCTCCCCCTCCTCTTCCAAAACACTCCCCGCCAAGAACGCATCAAACGAGCAAAACAGTTGCTTTCACTCGTCGGGCTCGAAGACCGCATGCACCACAAACCCACCGAGTTAAGCGGGGGGCAGCAACAACGCGTCGCCATCGCCAGAGCGCTCGCGACAAACCCCCAAGTCATCCTCGCAGATGAGCCAACCGGAAACCTCGACAGCAAGACCGGAAACACCGTTATGGACTTCCTCAAAAAACTCCACAAAGAAAAAGGAACAACCATTGTGATGGTCACCCACGACCCGAACGTCGCAAAAAATGCTGACAGGATCGAAATACTCCAAGACGGAGTGATCGTCACCAAAAAAAAGCATAGAGGACAAGCAACACACTAA
- a CDS encoding MoxR family ATPase produces the protein MEKEDEGLKERAKHYQLLFDNIRKEIAKLIVGQQDIVDSLIQALLCNGHVLIEGVPGIGKTMLMRSLAQVTGGVFSRIQFTPDLLPTDIVGITTYEEGRGFFTLKGPVFANFVLADEINRSPPKVQSALLQAMQERQVTIGKETFSLPEPFFVMATQNPLEQLGTYKLPEAQIDRFLFKLIMTYPTLEEEQLILTKNTTLNDMTSFNIQSIISPDDIVKAQAFIKQITLSKRIESYIVRIVDATRHPKQYGINEYGKYINFGASPRSSIALFIASKAHALIKGRTHVTPQDVKDVAYNILRHRILLNFEGEAEDISTDSIIKEILDKVHIL, from the coding sequence ATGGAAAAAGAGGATGAGGGGCTCAAAGAGCGCGCAAAACACTACCAACTTCTCTTCGACAACATCAGAAAAGAAATCGCCAAACTCATCGTCGGGCAACAAGACATTGTCGACTCCCTCATCCAAGCACTTCTCTGCAACGGCCACGTCCTCATCGAAGGCGTCCCAGGCATTGGAAAAACCATGCTCATGCGCTCCCTCGCGCAAGTCACCGGCGGCGTCTTCTCCAGAATCCAATTCACGCCCGACCTCCTCCCCACCGACATCGTCGGCATCACGACCTACGAAGAAGGACGAGGGTTTTTCACGCTCAAAGGACCGGTCTTCGCCAACTTCGTCCTCGCCGACGAAATAAACCGCTCACCACCCAAGGTCCAATCAGCCCTCCTTCAAGCAATGCAAGAGCGACAAGTCACCATCGGCAAGGAAACCTTCTCCCTTCCAGAACCGTTCTTCGTTATGGCAACCCAAAACCCGCTCGAACAACTCGGCACCTACAAGCTTCCAGAAGCCCAAATCGACCGGTTCCTTTTCAAACTCATCATGACCTACCCAACCCTTGAAGAAGAACAACTCATCCTCACCAAGAACACCACGCTCAACGACATGACCTCGTTTAACATCCAATCCATCATCTCCCCTGACGACATCGTCAAGGCCCAAGCATTCATCAAACAAATCACCCTCAGCAAACGCATTGAATCCTACATCGTCCGCATCGTCGATGCAACCCGCCACCCAAAGCAATACGGCATCAACGAATACGGAAAATACATCAACTTCGGCGCATCACCTCGAAGCAGCATCGCCCTCTTCATCGCCTCCAAAGCCCACGCCCTCATCAAAGGACGCACCCACGTCACTCCCCAAGACGTCAAAGACGTGGCGTACAACATCCTGCGACACCGCATCCTTCTCAACTTCGAAGGCGAAGCAGAAGACATCTCAACAGACAGCATCATCAAAGAAATCCTCGACAAAGTCCACATTCTCTGA
- a CDS encoding ABC transporter permease → MLRDEIILAVNNLFKRKLRSWLTILGVVIGIAAVVALIGLGEGLTRFVTAQFGIVGADTITIRAEGDAFAPPGTGVVNPLTESQLKRIRNVKGVQTAIGRIIETASVEFNDKTKVNLIVSVPSGDERDDLYDILNLDVTSGRLLKDNDQNNVLIGSELTDKELWNKPLVTGRTILIKGREFTVVGVLKKKGSFVTDTTIWMNEEPMRDLFEDTTKNYDVIAARASPGENIDIIVERIKKELRKARDVKEGEEDFTVQTAQSAIESLQDTLFAIQLFVYIIAAVSLLVGGIGISNTMYTAVLERITEIGTMKAIGARNKDIFTIFAIEAGLIGLVGGLIGMSIGVAMSHGLAYAGRLALDLNLIQAHTSAGLILGSLAFSFIVGLLAGLLPAYQAATMHPVEALNTAK, encoded by the coding sequence ATGCTTCGCGACGAAATCATACTAGCAGTCAACAACCTCTTCAAGCGAAAGCTACGCTCTTGGCTCACCATCCTCGGCGTAGTCATCGGCATCGCCGCCGTAGTCGCTCTCATCGGACTCGGCGAGGGCTTAACGAGGTTCGTCACCGCACAGTTCGGCATCGTCGGAGCAGACACCATAACCATACGCGCAGAAGGAGACGCCTTTGCACCGCCTGGAACCGGCGTCGTCAACCCACTCACCGAAAGCCAACTCAAGCGCATCAGAAACGTCAAAGGCGTCCAAACAGCAATAGGGAGAATCATTGAAACGGCTTCCGTCGAATTCAACGACAAAACAAAGGTAAACCTCATTGTGAGCGTCCCTTCAGGAGATGAACGCGATGACCTCTACGACATCCTCAACCTAGACGTCACCTCAGGGCGCCTCCTCAAAGACAACGACCAAAACAACGTTCTTATTGGAAGCGAACTGACCGACAAAGAGCTCTGGAACAAGCCACTCGTCACCGGCCGAACCATCCTCATCAAAGGAAGAGAATTCACCGTCGTTGGCGTCCTCAAGAAAAAGGGCAGCTTCGTCACAGACACCACGATATGGATGAACGAAGAACCCATGCGAGACCTGTTCGAAGATACAACAAAAAACTATGACGTCATCGCGGCCAGGGCGTCACCAGGGGAGAACATCGATATTATCGTCGAACGCATCAAAAAAGAGCTCCGCAAAGCAAGAGACGTCAAGGAAGGAGAGGAAGACTTCACCGTCCAAACTGCCCAAAGCGCGATTGAGTCCCTTCAAGACACCCTCTTCGCCATCCAACTCTTCGTCTACATCATCGCCGCGGTTTCACTTCTCGTCGGCGGCATTGGCATCAGCAACACGATGTACACCGCCGTTCTCGAGCGCATCACCGAGATAGGGACTATGAAGGCCATAGGAGCACGAAACAAAGACATCTTCACTATTTTCGCCATTGAAGCCGGCCTCATCGGCCTCGTCGGCGGCCTCATCGGCATGAGCATCGGCGTCGCTATGAGCCACGGACTCGCATACGCGGGCAGGCTCGCCCTCGACCTCAACCTCATCCAAGCCCACACCTCCGCGGGACTCATCCTCGGCTCCCTCGCCTTCAGCTTCATCGTAGGACTACTCGCAGGCCTCCTCCCCGCCTACCAAGCAGCCACCATGCACCCCGTTGAAGCGCTCAACACAGCAAAGTAA
- a CDS encoding VWA domain-containing protein — translation MFLEFEHPYFLWYLLLIPVLVGLHFYYLRHARKRAITFANFEALKRASGKKQRTRNLTQLLVRCLVIASLTFALARPSLWIESETSDLAVMIAIDTSASMAAQDFRPTRLDAAKNITRAILDTLGPATPVGLLSFASVSYINALPTTDLENVRDHLEDISLSKGGGTDIAGAVITATNTLLHLNKTKTVVLISDGSQTLGAYTDTSNREAIEYAKKNHITIHAVGIGTNTGPIGYLPSYYNLSSVYNEATLRAFSNATGGTYLHLESENDLPTATTLLPRQKGLAAIPLTTHFLLLVLIFIILEWALSNTRFITVP, via the coding sequence ATGTTCCTCGAATTCGAACACCCCTACTTCCTCTGGTACCTCCTCCTCATTCCAGTCCTCGTAGGCCTGCATTTCTACTACCTACGCCACGCCAGAAAGCGCGCCATCACTTTTGCAAACTTCGAAGCACTCAAGCGCGCCAGCGGAAAAAAACAAAGAACAAGAAACCTCACCCAACTCCTCGTGCGGTGCCTCGTCATTGCCAGCCTCACGTTTGCCCTCGCGAGGCCGAGCCTGTGGATTGAAAGCGAAACCAGCGACCTCGCCGTCATGATCGCAATCGACACCAGCGCATCCATGGCGGCGCAAGATTTCCGGCCAACACGACTCGACGCTGCCAAAAACATCACACGAGCAATCCTTGACACCCTCGGCCCTGCAACACCAGTGGGGCTCCTAAGCTTTGCAAGCGTGAGCTACATCAACGCCCTCCCCACCACCGACCTCGAAAACGTCAGGGACCACCTCGAAGACATCTCCCTCTCAAAAGGAGGAGGCACAGACATCGCCGGAGCGGTCATAACGGCAACGAACACCCTCCTCCACCTCAACAAAACCAAGACTGTCGTGCTCATCTCCGACGGCAGCCAAACACTCGGAGCATACACAGACACCTCCAACCGGGAAGCAATCGAGTACGCCAAGAAAAACCACATCACCATCCACGCTGTCGGGATCGGCACAAACACCGGCCCTATTGGATACCTCCCCAGCTACTACAACCTCAGTTCTGTGTACAACGAAGCAACCCTGCGCGCATTCTCCAACGCGACAGGAGGAACCTACCTTCACCTCGAAAGCGAAAACGATCTCCCAACAGCAACCACGCTTCTTCCCCGCCAAAAAGGCCTCGCGGCCATCCCCCTCACCACGCACTTCCTCCTTCTCGTCCTCATCTTCATCATACTCGAATGGGCCCTCTCCAACACGAGATTCATCACCGTCCCTTAA
- a CDS encoding DUF58 domain-containing protein — protein MAVKHLNINLQRRLKNTTIATKRHILSHILEGAWTTLRKGAGMEFAGYRQYTYSDDASLIDWGASLRAKETLVREFEEYKTFNVFFLLDVSDSMLFSSTGKLKAEFAAEVTFDLTVATSEGGEAIGLALFTDKLVTAIAPNVGGGVIHRVMKELQNPLNYGGPIDAAKALQLSNLYLPSHQTVIVLISDFFGFRPGWERYLKSLVQRFDVIAIIIRDPRDETLPKYAGEYYVKDPYSGQVMLIDTKTTSHMFAQAVKEEDKRLANTFKETKTSYVKLYTNEDYYRKLFLFFRQLSKKRGR, from the coding sequence ATGGCAGTCAAACACCTCAACATCAACCTTCAAAGAAGGCTCAAAAACACCACAATCGCCACCAAACGACACATCCTCTCCCACATCCTCGAAGGCGCATGGACAACGCTCCGCAAAGGGGCAGGCATGGAATTCGCCGGCTATCGCCAATACACCTACAGCGACGACGCGAGCCTCATCGACTGGGGCGCCTCTTTGCGCGCCAAAGAAACCCTCGTAAGAGAATTCGAAGAGTACAAAACCTTCAACGTCTTCTTCCTCCTCGACGTCAGCGACAGCATGCTCTTCTCAAGCACAGGAAAGCTCAAAGCAGAATTCGCCGCCGAAGTCACCTTCGACCTCACCGTAGCCACTTCAGAAGGCGGGGAAGCCATCGGCCTCGCCCTCTTCACCGACAAACTCGTCACCGCAATCGCTCCCAACGTCGGCGGGGGCGTGATCCACCGAGTCATGAAAGAGCTCCAAAACCCGCTTAACTACGGAGGCCCCATCGACGCCGCCAAGGCGCTCCAGCTCTCCAACCTCTACCTCCCCTCCCACCAAACGGTCATCGTCCTCATTTCTGACTTCTTCGGCTTTCGCCCGGGATGGGAACGCTACCTCAAAAGCCTCGTCCAGCGCTTTGACGTCATCGCCATTATCATCCGCGACCCGCGAGACGAAACACTCCCCAAGTACGCAGGCGAATACTACGTCAAAGACCCGTACTCCGGCCAAGTTATGCTCATCGATACAAAAACCACTTCCCACATGTTCGCCCAAGCAGTCAAAGAAGAAGACAAACGACTAGCCAACACGTTCAAAGAAACGAAAACCAGCTATGTCAAACTCTACACCAATGAAGACTACTACCGAAAACTCTTCCTCTTCTTCCGGCAACTGAGCAAGAAGCGAGGAAGATAA
- a CDS encoding ABC transporter permease yields the protein MKRSTQQSNPKKNKSKNKSKKKTKQHNNQKKAITKKKKEKKERPMKPVKPDLIRYAINNLLHRKLRSWLMTLSILVGITAIFALVSFGQGLEYYIDHLANEMGKDKISIQAKTIGPPGSGDITFSEDDLSFIESINGVLNAAGMAFENAQVTYKRETKPRYAYLVGTPTGEDGRLTQELMTVDLIQGRTLKRNDQFKAVLGYSYSKEKAVFDRAIQVGDRITVNGYDLKVVGIYDKVGNPQDDKNIYVTFDTYQTLTGSANTPEAYDWIVVQASPTEDPKALAERIEDKFRRRRGLKKGNEDFTVQTLEDLIQTFGSIITGLNGVLIIIALISLFVAGINIMNTMYTAILERTNEIGIMKAIGARNNDILSIFIIEASFLGFSGGALGIILGYAIAKAGEAIASASGYSFLKPIFPLSLIIGCLLFSTLVGAASGFLPARQAAKLQAADALRYE from the coding sequence TTGAAGCGCTCAACACAGCAAAGTAACCCTAAAAAAAACAAATCCAAAAACAAATCCAAAAAAAAAACAAAACAACACAATAACCAAAAAAAAGCAATAACCAAAAAAAAGAAAGAAAAAAAAGAACGCCCAATGAAACCTGTGAAGCCCGACCTCATACGCTACGCTATTAACAACCTCCTCCACAGGAAGCTACGCAGCTGGCTCATGACGCTCTCCATCCTCGTCGGCATCACAGCTATCTTCGCCCTCGTCAGCTTCGGCCAAGGACTAGAATACTACATAGACCACCTCGCCAACGAAATGGGAAAGGACAAAATCAGCATCCAAGCGAAAACCATCGGCCCCCCCGGAAGCGGCGACATCACCTTCTCCGAGGACGACCTCTCCTTCATCGAAAGCATTAACGGCGTTCTCAACGCTGCAGGAATGGCCTTTGAAAACGCCCAAGTCACCTACAAGCGAGAAACAAAACCCCGCTACGCCTACCTCGTCGGCACCCCTACCGGAGAAGACGGCCGCCTCACCCAAGAGCTCATGACCGTCGACCTCATCCAAGGAAGAACGCTCAAACGAAACGACCAATTCAAAGCCGTACTCGGCTACTCCTACAGCAAAGAAAAAGCAGTCTTCGATCGAGCCATACAAGTCGGTGACCGCATCACCGTCAACGGATACGACCTCAAAGTGGTCGGCATCTACGACAAAGTCGGCAACCCGCAAGATGATAAAAACATCTACGTAACGTTTGACACCTATCAAACGCTCACCGGCTCAGCAAACACTCCCGAGGCCTACGACTGGATCGTCGTGCAGGCAAGCCCGACGGAAGACCCGAAAGCCCTCGCTGAACGCATCGAGGACAAGTTCAGACGAAGGAGAGGACTCAAGAAAGGCAACGAAGACTTCACCGTCCAAACCCTCGAAGACCTTATTCAAACCTTCGGCTCCATCATCACCGGCCTCAACGGCGTGCTCATCATCATCGCCCTTATCTCCCTCTTCGTCGCAGGAATCAACATTATGAACACCATGTACACGGCCATTCTCGAGCGCACCAATGAAATTGGCATCATGAAAGCCATCGGCGCACGAAACAACGACATACTCTCAATTTTCATCATTGAAGCAAGCTTCCTCGGCTTCTCCGGAGGCGCCCTTGGTATCATCCTCGGCTACGCCATTGCGAAGGCAGGCGAAGCCATAGCAAGCGCGAGCGGGTACTCCTTCCTCAAACCAATCTTCCCCCTCTCGCTCATCATTGGATGCCTCCTCTTCTCCACCCTTGTCGGAGCAGCCTCCGGGTTTCTTCCAGCAAGGCAGGCTGCAAAGCTCCAAGCCGCTGACGCACTCAGGTATGAATAA
- a CDS encoding PadR family transcriptional regulator yields the protein MTTPLIQHKLRILTLQELKKKPLSGYDLANTIEASVGWRPSYGSIYPLLDRLSKEGLITAKQKKRKKEYSLKKKGERALQTFQKENDQLLKKAKETMKIIAHLLGIDYKTHQEMSSILLSPTSPQAFPFKNIMASTTALKHTLLTLYQKQLIEKYEKEINAAIKETTRKLKHLIATSATKKNNTSKKRRAAQKKKKHKKKEAATAKTKKKKGPKTASAKPRRKTKA from the coding sequence ATGACAACTCCCCTCATCCAACACAAACTAAGAATCCTCACCCTCCAAGAACTCAAAAAAAAACCGCTAAGCGGATACGACCTTGCCAACACGATAGAAGCATCCGTGGGGTGGCGGCCGAGCTACGGCTCGATCTACCCCTTGCTTGACCGCCTCTCCAAAGAAGGCCTCATCACCGCCAAGCAAAAAAAGCGAAAAAAAGAATACTCCCTCAAAAAAAAAGGAGAGCGAGCCCTCCAAACCTTTCAAAAAGAAAACGACCAGCTCCTCAAAAAAGCCAAAGAAACTATGAAAATCATCGCCCACCTCCTCGGCATCGACTACAAAACCCACCAAGAAATGTCATCAATACTCCTCTCCCCCACATCCCCACAAGCATTCCCCTTCAAAAACATCATGGCAAGCACCACCGCCCTCAAGCACACACTCCTCACCCTCTACCAAAAGCAGCTCATCGAGAAATACGAAAAAGAAATCAATGCCGCAATCAAAGAAACAACCCGCAAACTCAAACACCTCATCGCAACATCTGCAACAAAAAAGAACAATACAAGCAAAAAAAGAAGAGCAGCTCAAAAAAAGAAAAAGCACAAGAAGAAAGAAGCCGCGACAGCTAAAACAAAAAAGAAAAAAGGACCAAAAACTGCTTCTGCAAAACCAAGACGAAAAACAAAAGCATGA